The bacterium genome has a window encoding:
- a CDS encoding EF-hand domain-containing protein: MISSISGNSSMLSLSSTSTRPAPPDPKEMFNSIDTDGDGKVTLAEMQAMSESMPSRGDGDQPAAEDMFAELDGDSDGAVSFEEFEARRPSGPPQGPPPQMMAAGGSGGFDLAALFGERDEEATGSLLAMMA; the protein is encoded by the coding sequence ATGATCTCTTCGATCAGCGGGAACAGTTCGATGCTGTCCCTGTCTTCCACGTCCACGCGGCCGGCGCCGCCCGACCCCAAGGAGATGTTCAACAGCATCGACACCGACGGAGACGGCAAGGTGACGCTCGCCGAGATGCAGGCGATGTCCGAATCGATGCCTTCGCGCGGCGACGGCGACCAGCCCGCCGCCGAGGACATGTTCGCAGAGCTCGATGGCGACAGCGATGGCGCCGTGAGCTTCGAGGAGTTCGAGGCGCGGCGGCCGTCCGGGCCGCCGCAGGGTCCGCCGCCGCAGATGATGGCCGCAGGCGGCTCGGGCGGCTTCGACCTGGCGGCGCTGTTCGGCGAGCGCGACGAAGAGGCCACCGGCAGCCTGCTGGCGATGATGGCCTGA
- a CDS encoding response regulator transcription factor codes for MTARPTPEEDCDPTMLPIIVLSNDAETRRDLAAALALAGFGAVAAEKRPATCATLPDRVRHGGALVVLDLGPEPGTALDWCRAARRELPGLLLCAVARGPEAALEVTALEQGADAVVSWPPDPRRLSAQLRAMQRPLRAAMPAGDLALDAAHRHAVVDGRHLALTDGEFELLAVLHRRRGSVVTRDELSLELHGRTCAAGDRSLDLRVTRLRRKLGDDSRAPRWIRAVRGEGYLLLPPSA; via the coding sequence GTGACCGCACGCCCGACCCCGGAAGAGGACTGCGACCCGACCATGCTGCCGATCATCGTCCTGAGCAATGATGCCGAGACCCGCCGCGACCTGGCTGCGGCGCTGGCGCTGGCCGGCTTCGGGGCCGTCGCCGCCGAGAAGCGGCCGGCCACCTGCGCGACGCTGCCCGATCGCGTGCGCCACGGCGGGGCGCTGGTCGTGCTCGACCTCGGTCCGGAGCCCGGCACGGCGCTCGACTGGTGCCGGGCGGCCCGACGTGAACTGCCCGGCCTGCTCCTCTGCGCCGTGGCGCGCGGACCGGAAGCTGCGCTCGAGGTGACGGCGCTGGAGCAGGGCGCCGACGCGGTGGTCTCGTGGCCGCCGGATCCGCGCCGACTGTCCGCGCAGCTGCGCGCCATGCAGCGACCGTTGCGCGCGGCGATGCCCGCGGGCGACCTTGCGCTCGATGCGGCGCATCGTCACGCCGTGGTCGACGGCCGCCACCTGGCGCTGACCGACGGCGAGTTCGAGCTTCTGGCTGTCCTGCACCGCCGCCGCGGAAGCGTGGTGACCCGCGACGAACTCTCGCTCGAACTCCACGGCCGCACCTGCGCTGCCGGCGACCGCTCGCTGGACCTGCGCGTGACACGCCTGCGCCGCAAGCTGGGTGACGATTCGCGCGCGCCGCGCTGGATCCGCGCCGTGCGCGGCGAGGGCTACCTCTTGCTGCCGCCTTCCGCCTGA
- a CDS encoding MarR family transcriptional regulator: MKLARKFATQESRELDDLAIGPTQHQLLELVVAAPGICPAAVAERLAIDKAAASRAVNRLVRNGFVERRRGTRDRRFSELFPTRSGAIAARVFSPDFASPEMRLVAGFSADELQQLRAFLKRLDANLDVTAKAFIRYVTRGPRRPGDSLKDD; this comes from the coding sequence GTGAAGCTTGCCCGCAAGTTTGCCACCCAGGAATCCCGCGAACTCGACGACCTGGCCATCGGCCCGACGCAGCACCAGCTCCTGGAACTGGTGGTTGCGGCGCCCGGCATCTGCCCGGCGGCCGTGGCCGAGCGGCTTGCCATCGACAAGGCGGCGGCCTCGCGCGCGGTGAATCGGCTGGTGCGCAACGGATTCGTCGAGCGCCGGCGCGGCACCCGCGACAGGCGATTCTCGGAATTGTTTCCGACCCGGTCGGGCGCGATTGCGGCGCGGGTGTTCAGCCCGGACTTCGCGTCACCGGAGATGCGGCTCGTCGCCGGTTTCAGCGCCGACGAGCTCCAGCAGCTGCGCGCGTTTCTCAAACGCCTCGACGCCAACCTCGATGTGACGGCGAAGGCGTTCATTCGTTATGTCACGCGGGGACCGCGTCGGCCCGGGGACTCGCTGAAGGACGACTAG
- a CDS encoding DNA topoisomerase IV subunit A, which produces MMKFPLRSLANVDYNAKTGFFKLKGKQKERTLTVNTVKTFAQTLKMMALSKELIETDDIATKREAYYVSKNWAEARFKEQPESDTVMEDVEAFFAVNREQLGFVPEEKGGDVAGQLVVIDHDRDTGEELRIDCTRFGSGAYSIPISVEHLKFETDATFILCIETAGMFQRLVKHNYWKNARCILISMGGVPTRACRRFVRRLADSYGLPVYVFVDGDPYGFTNIYRTLKVGSGNAAHLNEYFCVPQAHLLGITPQDIIDYQLPTHPLKDVDIKRAKDALKNDPFILHYKEWSQAFEQIIRMGVRAEQQALAKHGLNYVIDEYLPQKLAHVERFLP; this is translated from the coding sequence ATGATGAAGTTCCCGCTGCGTTCGCTGGCCAACGTCGACTACAACGCCAAGACCGGCTTCTTCAAGCTCAAGGGCAAGCAGAAGGAACGCACGCTGACCGTCAACACGGTCAAGACCTTCGCCCAGACGCTGAAGATGATGGCGCTGTCCAAGGAACTCATCGAGACCGACGACATCGCCACCAAGCGAGAAGCGTACTACGTCAGCAAGAACTGGGCAGAGGCGCGCTTCAAGGAACAGCCCGAGTCCGACACGGTGATGGAAGACGTCGAGGCCTTCTTCGCGGTCAACCGCGAACAGCTCGGCTTCGTCCCCGAGGAAAAGGGCGGCGACGTGGCCGGCCAGCTCGTGGTCATCGACCACGACCGCGACACCGGCGAGGAACTGCGCATCGACTGCACGCGCTTCGGCAGCGGCGCCTACTCCATCCCCATCTCGGTCGAACACCTGAAGTTCGAGACCGACGCCACGTTCATCCTCTGCATCGAGACCGCCGGCATGTTCCAGCGCCTGGTCAAGCACAACTACTGGAAGAACGCGCGCTGCATCCTGATCTCGATGGGCGGCGTGCCCACCCGCGCCTGCCGCCGCTTCGTGCGCCGCCTGGCCGACAGCTACGGCCTGCCGGTCTACGTCTTCGTCGACGGCGACCCCTACGGCTTCACCAACATCTACCGCACGCTGAAAGTGGGCTCCGGCAACGCCGCCCACCTGAACGAGTACTTCTGCGTGCCGCAGGCGCACCTGCTGGGCATCACCCCGCAGGACATCATCGATTACCAGCTGCCCACGCACCCGCTGAAGGACGTCGACATCAAGCGCGCGAAAGACGCCCTGAAGAACGATCCCTTCATTTTGCACTACAAGGAATGGTCACAGGCCTTCGAACAGATCATCCGCATGGGCGTCCGCGCCGAGCAGCAGGCTTTGGCCAAGCACGGGCTCAACTACGTGATCGACGAGTATTTGCCGCAGAAGCTGGCGCATGTGGAGAGGTTCCTGCCGTAG